A stretch of Lactiplantibacillus brownii DNA encodes these proteins:
- a CDS encoding PfkB family carbohydrate kinase, with protein MSSILVAEDLSAVGGISLSAALPVLTAMDYQVAALPTTLLSTHTSGYGQPAVVDLATWLPQVFKHWTTAQLAFQQGLIGYVGSVERCQLLQDYLVTQKLALLVIDPVMGDLGKLYTGFDDRYVAAMRQLVQLADVILPNVTEACLLASVPYTEALNLPQLLAACQKLLKPGAHVVITDVTQNDQIGCAWLTPDGVQFVGEPRLAGHYNGTGDTLAAVITGLLGRGFSLTRSLELANQWLHIAVAETLSEHRSDGRQGVALGGLLRAILTLG; from the coding sequence ATGTCATCAATTTTAGTGGCAGAAGATTTATCGGCGGTCGGCGGAATTTCACTCAGTGCCGCGTTACCAGTCCTGACGGCGATGGACTATCAAGTGGCGGCATTGCCAACGACCCTGCTGTCAACACACACCAGTGGCTATGGACAACCGGCTGTGGTCGATTTGGCGACTTGGTTACCCCAAGTCTTTAAACACTGGACAACGGCCCAGTTGGCTTTTCAACAAGGACTGATTGGCTACGTCGGTTCGGTCGAACGATGCCAGTTGTTACAAGATTATTTAGTGACGCAAAAATTAGCTTTGTTGGTGATTGATCCAGTCATGGGAGATCTGGGCAAGCTATACACTGGCTTTGATGACCGTTATGTGGCTGCCATGCGCCAGCTGGTCCAACTGGCCGATGTGATTTTGCCAAACGTCACCGAAGCTTGTTTGTTAGCGAGTGTACCATACACGGAAGCCCTAAATTTACCGCAGCTCCTAGCTGCTTGCCAAAAATTACTCAAACCGGGTGCTCATGTGGTGATTACGGATGTCACGCAAAATGATCAGATTGGTTGTGCTTGGCTGACGCCAGATGGGGTGCAATTTGTGGGTGAGCCACGCTTAGCCGGACACTATAACGGCACTGGTGACACGCTTGCAGCGGTCATCACAGGATTACTCGGACGAGGGTTCTCTTTGACACGTAGTCTGGAACTGGCTAATCAGTGGCTTCATATTGCGGTGGCTGAGACTTTGTCTGAGCATCGGTCAGATGGTCGACAAGGTGTGGCGTTAGGCGGTTTGTTGCGTGCTATTTTAACACTAGGTTAA
- a CDS encoding amino acid permease has product MGIRQRLFQKENLERYLQKDSQFERTLSAIDLIALGIGAVIGTGIFILPGTVAATKAGPGIILSFVIAAIVCAVAAMCYAEFASVLPIAGSAYSYGNIVYGEMIGWIIGWALVLEYVLAVAAVAVGWAAYFNSFIAGFGLKLPKAITGSFDPAHGTYVNLVAILIVCLIAWIIDEGLKTSVRLNNIIVAVKLAIIVIFLLVGSFYVKPSNWTPFAPFGIHGIFQGAAVVFFAYLGFDAVSSSAAEVKNAKRNMPIGIIGTLIVCTVFYIMVSGVLTGMVSYKLLNVDDAVTFALQLVHQNFVAGIVSIGALAGMFTMMVTMIYSSSRLLYSIGRDGLLPSFLGQIDKHHAPKHAMLTVTVVISILGGFIPLGQLANLVNIGTLIAFTFVSFGILLLRRNPTLNKIKGFRVPFYPVLPVVSGLLCLFMMTQLSLETWVASLIWFVFGLIIYFSYGIRHSKMNQKLD; this is encoded by the coding sequence ATGGGGATTCGTCAGCGCTTGTTTCAGAAAGAAAATCTGGAGCGCTATTTACAAAAAGATAGTCAATTTGAGCGGACCCTATCCGCCATTGACTTAATTGCACTTGGCATTGGGGCCGTTATTGGGACTGGGATCTTTATCTTACCCGGCACGGTGGCTGCCACGAAAGCGGGTCCTGGGATTATCTTATCCTTCGTAATTGCCGCCATCGTTTGTGCCGTCGCCGCAATGTGCTATGCCGAGTTTGCCTCGGTTTTACCTATCGCTGGCTCCGCCTATTCATATGGCAACATCGTCTATGGTGAAATGATTGGCTGGATCATCGGCTGGGCCTTAGTGTTGGAATATGTCTTAGCCGTGGCTGCCGTCGCGGTTGGCTGGGCCGCCTACTTTAATTCGTTTATTGCCGGTTTCGGTCTCAAATTACCGAAAGCCATCACGGGGTCTTTTGACCCAGCACATGGCACGTACGTCAATTTGGTAGCCATCTTAATCGTCTGTTTGATTGCTTGGATCATCGACGAAGGCCTGAAGACTTCCGTTCGTTTGAATAATATTATCGTTGCCGTTAAATTAGCTATTATTGTGATTTTCTTATTGGTTGGTTCATTCTACGTTAAGCCTTCTAACTGGACGCCGTTTGCCCCATTTGGGATTCACGGCATCTTCCAAGGCGCCGCGGTCGTCTTCTTTGCTTATTTAGGCTTTGATGCCGTTTCATCCTCCGCCGCGGAAGTTAAAAACGCTAAGCGCAACATGCCGATTGGGATCATTGGAACCTTAATTGTTTGTACCGTCTTCTATATTATGGTCTCCGGTGTGTTAACTGGGATGGTCTCTTACAAGTTGTTAAACGTTGATGACGCTGTCACTTTCGCGCTACAGCTTGTCCATCAAAACTTCGTCGCTGGTATTGTCTCGATTGGCGCACTAGCGGGCATGTTCACCATGATGGTCACGATGATCTACAGTAGTTCTCGACTCTTGTACTCAATTGGGCGTGACGGCTTGTTACCAAGTTTTCTTGGTCAAATCGACAAACACCATGCGCCAAAACATGCTATGTTAACGGTCACGGTTGTGATTTCGATTCTCGGTGGCTTTATTCCACTGGGACAATTAGCCAACTTGGTTAACATCGGAACCTTAATCGCCTTTACCTTCGTTTCATTCGGGATCCTGTTATTACGTCGGAACCCAACTTTGAATAAAATTAAAGGCTTCCGCGTGCCATTCTACCCAGTTCTGCCGGTTGTTTCTGGCTTATTGTGTCTCTTCATGATGACGCAACTTTCCCTCGAAACTTGGGTTGCTTCACTGATTTGGTTCGTCTTCGGACTGATTATTTACTTTAGCTATGGTATTCGTCACAGTAAAATGAACCAGAAATTAGATTAA
- a CDS encoding Fur family transcriptional regulator has translation MEATLEQAVSILRRNQLKITKQRHALLDYLVTYQDHYVAISAVDEHMRTLFAGMSHNTIYRNIKEFETLGLLEVKSADNQTLVKYQCDFEHQHHHHFVCSNCGRVIELKACPLDVYEAQLPGCTITGHRMEIYGLCAECTAKKAHEN, from the coding sequence ATGGAAGCGACCCTGGAACAAGCGGTATCGATTTTACGGCGCAATCAATTGAAGATTACCAAGCAACGCCATGCGCTGTTAGATTATTTAGTGACCTATCAGGATCACTATGTGGCGATTTCTGCGGTTGATGAACATATGAGGACCTTATTTGCCGGCATGAGCCATAATACGATTTATCGTAATATTAAAGAATTTGAAACGCTTGGTTTGTTGGAAGTGAAATCCGCTGACAATCAAACTTTAGTCAAATATCAATGTGATTTTGAGCATCAGCACCATCACCATTTTGTCTGTTCAAATTGTGGACGGGTGATTGAATTAAAGGCTTGTCCACTAGATGTCTATGAAGCTCAGTTACCTGGTTGTACGATCACGGGTCATCGCATGGAAATTTATGGTTTGTGTGCGGAATGTACGGCTAAAAAGGCGCATGAAAACTAG
- a CDS encoding OsmC family protein, with the protein MAQFPILYTTKAVNEDGIHGEAYIEDGMRVPVASPTKTDPGSNPEQLLGLALSTCLNATLEAIEKEHDVPHQSKVVTTVKMSRDRFGYQFFLDAQVTIPEVDSATGAHWLALAETRCPVAKLLGDNVNVKIHL; encoded by the coding sequence ATGGCTCAATTTCCAATTTTGTATACGACTAAGGCGGTTAACGAAGACGGGATTCATGGCGAAGCTTATATCGAAGATGGGATGCGGGTGCCAGTGGCGAGTCCGACCAAAACTGATCCGGGGTCGAATCCAGAACAGTTGCTTGGTTTAGCGTTGAGTACTTGTTTGAATGCCACGCTGGAGGCCATTGAAAAGGAACATGACGTGCCGCACCAAAGTAAGGTCGTCACGACAGTTAAGATGTCACGGGACCGGTTTGGGTATCAATTCTTTTTGGATGCGCAAGTCACGATTCCAGAAGTTGACTCGGCAACTGGTGCGCACTGGTTAGCGCTTGCGGAGACTCGCTGTCCGGTGGCTAAATTACTTGGCGACAACGTGAACGTTAAAATCCATTTGTAG
- a CDS encoding AraC family transcriptional regulator: MTLNELLAQMHTYTKIERYLMTHRDIRNNQQQINKFNQQLNPEEVNEMLVPIINESDTSKPSTFPANFFFSEDDPLKVKMTQHTRYSTPILHKHDFYEMFYVYEGEFTQLINQKSMTMHTGDICLIQPGVYHSLDVNNYSIVLNILIERQTFESIFFNDLVGENTFSTFFRNDFFSEKLNTYIIFKTLGEHETQDLILKMYLEILNKSQYYTQVIHSYLLLLFSHLLRHYMKTATIPKPTKKQDLVDFQIITAIQKDYQTITLPKLAQKFHYSTQYISQRIKHATGLAFSQFLLNRRMQIAVELLKGTEKKVKTISEEVGYNNVENFIRTFKREQGISPAKFRQALQEYH; this comes from the coding sequence ATGACTTTAAACGAGTTACTAGCTCAAATGCACACTTATACTAAAATCGAACGATACTTAATGACCCATCGAGATATCCGCAATAATCAACAACAAATAAATAAGTTTAACCAGCAATTAAATCCTGAAGAAGTTAATGAAATGCTAGTCCCGATTATTAATGAGTCAGACACCAGTAAACCTAGTACTTTTCCTGCTAATTTTTTCTTTTCAGAAGATGATCCATTAAAAGTAAAAATGACGCAACACACCCGTTACTCAACACCAATCCTACATAAGCATGATTTCTATGAAATGTTCTACGTCTATGAAGGTGAGTTCACACAACTTATCAATCAAAAAAGTATGACAATGCATACTGGTGATATTTGTCTTATTCAGCCCGGCGTCTATCATTCTTTGGATGTTAACAATTACAGCATTGTGTTAAATATTCTGATTGAGCGTCAAACATTTGAATCAATTTTTTTCAACGACCTCGTTGGTGAAAATACTTTTTCAACATTCTTCAGAAATGATTTCTTTTCGGAAAAACTGAATACTTATATCATTTTTAAAACCCTTGGTGAACATGAGACGCAAGATTTAATCCTCAAAATGTACTTAGAAATCTTGAATAAGTCACAATACTATACACAAGTTATTCACTCATACTTATTATTACTTTTCAGCCACCTATTAAGACATTATATGAAAACGGCTACTATTCCTAAACCAACTAAGAAACAGGATTTAGTCGATTTTCAAATCATTACTGCCATCCAAAAAGACTATCAAACGATCACACTACCAAAACTCGCACAAAAATTTCATTATTCTACACAGTATATTTCTCAACGAATTAAACATGCCACTGGGCTAGCATTTAGCCAATTTCTATTAAACCGACGAATGCAAATTGCCGTTGAATTATTAAAGGGGACCGAAAAGAAAGTTAAAACTATCAGTGAAGAAGTCGGTTACAACAATGTCGAAAACTTCATCAGAACATTTAAACGCGAACAAGGTATCAGTCCGGCAAAATTTCGGCAGGCACTTCAGGAGTATCATTAA
- a CDS encoding MFS transporter encodes MSVASNLNKPKDIRLKEKVSYGLGNLAANLLLTTANTYMVYYYTDIVGITAAIVGTLLLVAKVIDGVFDLGVGAFLDGQPNNRNEKAHPWIKRLAVPFGIALILMYSVPDLNENIKVIYAFSTYIFAMFIFSAISVPYNTMISLASTNPIERSELSSYRNMLGSVGGWALTVVTLPLVAFLGNGRQGWFFLAVIYGIVASAAYLICYRNTRERVTAVAKTTEKGKLRDKIKTVSKNKYWWIVLVIMILTFITAGLGGVNVYFAKYIMGNANYVGALGTANYIPMIIGSIVLIPLAAKFNKKTIVMGGLFLNTLGCLVILFGIHNVTLIIVGNALKGAGSAAIFGLIYAMFGDTVDYGEWKFGKRAEGLTFSAGSFSEKIGSGIGVIILGFALNIGGYVGGKAVQMASALQAINFIFVYLPLLIDIICIILLMFYGLDKIYDSIRIDLDESTN; translated from the coding sequence ATGAGTGTTGCTTCTAATCTTAATAAACCAAAGGATATTCGGTTAAAAGAAAAGGTTTCATATGGGTTAGGCAATCTTGCTGCCAATTTGTTACTAACAACTGCGAATACTTATATGGTTTATTACTATACCGATATTGTCGGTATTACAGCTGCTATAGTTGGCACTTTATTACTAGTTGCTAAAGTAATTGATGGAGTATTTGATCTGGGTGTTGGGGCATTTTTGGATGGTCAACCAAATAATAGAAACGAAAAAGCACATCCATGGATAAAGCGATTGGCAGTCCCATTTGGCATTGCGCTGATACTGATGTATAGCGTTCCTGATTTGAATGAAAATATTAAAGTTATTTATGCTTTTAGCACGTATATCTTTGCCATGTTTATTTTTTCGGCGATTTCAGTGCCATACAATACGATGATCTCACTAGCATCGACGAATCCGATTGAACGTAGTGAGCTAAGTAGTTATCGAAATATGCTAGGGAGTGTTGGTGGCTGGGCTTTAACAGTTGTCACATTACCATTAGTTGCATTCTTGGGGAATGGTCGTCAAGGTTGGTTTTTCTTGGCTGTCATTTATGGGATTGTTGCTAGTGCTGCCTACTTGATTTGTTACCGGAATACGAGAGAACGAGTGACAGCAGTTGCTAAAACAACTGAAAAGGGAAAGTTACGAGATAAAATTAAAACGGTTTCTAAGAATAAGTATTGGTGGATTGTTTTAGTCATTATGATTTTGACGTTTATTACTGCTGGATTGGGCGGTGTTAATGTTTATTTTGCTAAATATATTATGGGTAATGCTAATTATGTTGGTGCGTTAGGCACGGCTAACTATATTCCGATGATCATAGGTTCCATTGTATTAATCCCATTGGCTGCAAAGTTTAATAAAAAGACAATTGTCATGGGTGGACTGTTTCTAAATACCTTAGGCTGCTTGGTAATTCTGTTTGGCATTCATAATGTGACACTAATTATTGTAGGTAACGCTTTAAAAGGCGCTGGTTCAGCAGCAATCTTTGGCCTTATTTACGCAATGTTTGGTGACACAGTGGACTATGGTGAATGGAAGTTTGGTAAACGAGCAGAAGGATTAACCTTTAGTGCCGGAAGCTTTTCAGAAAAGATTGGTTCAGGTATTGGCGTGATCATTCTGGGGTTTGCACTAAATATTGGTGGTTATGTGGGTGGCAAAGCTGTTCAAATGGCCTCTGCACTACAAGCAATTAACTTCATATTTGTTTATTTACCGTTACTGATTGACATTATTTGCATCATTTTATTAATGTTTTATGGACTGGATAAAATTTATGATTCGATCCGTATCGATCTGGATGAATCCACTAATTAG
- a CDS encoding DUF6681 family protein, which yields MFSILDMINHALGYVNVNLKIKNQIYIGIGIAGNLYLGYVAIQLMRNGAWLRGLLYMLVFLVLIYFITLNVIYYFTEKRAKYDLSPKIEKLLGGKPKEAIAAEKQARQGTQQQPYIPANGIFDGQELLPAAIRTSREEQRNVHQIVDQLQAANIVRLDYGGMSDHDIMTQVKATGEPVAAIGQGIQIPYSELRVENHRMTVYAGINQIDQLPVGHITRVGLTDVHDAHEDYKLYLASTVITGGMEKIAGRSATIEQPNDYHITAQVAFEDREN from the coding sequence ATGTTTAGTATTTTAGATATGATCAACCATGCCTTAGGTTACGTCAACGTTAACTTAAAAATTAAAAACCAGATTTATATTGGGATTGGGATTGCCGGTAACCTTTACTTAGGTTACGTTGCCATTCAATTGATGCGAAATGGGGCGTGGTTGCGCGGCCTGCTCTACATGCTGGTCTTCTTAGTGTTGATTTATTTCATCACGTTAAACGTGATCTATTATTTCACTGAAAAAAGAGCTAAGTATGATTTATCGCCAAAAATTGAAAAATTATTGGGTGGTAAACCTAAAGAAGCGATTGCGGCAGAAAAGCAAGCGCGTCAAGGCACGCAACAACAGCCATATATTCCGGCCAATGGTATTTTTGATGGGCAAGAGTTATTGCCAGCCGCGATTAGAACTTCGCGAGAGGAACAACGTAATGTTCATCAAATCGTTGACCAATTGCAAGCGGCCAACATTGTCCGACTAGATTATGGTGGGATGAGTGATCATGATATCATGACGCAAGTTAAGGCAACTGGCGAACCAGTTGCCGCGATTGGGCAAGGCATTCAGATTCCTTATTCGGAATTAAGAGTTGAAAATCATCGGATGACGGTGTACGCGGGCATTAATCAGATTGATCAATTGCCAGTTGGACACATTACCCGAGTGGGATTGACGGATGTCCACGATGCGCATGAAGATTATAAGCTCTACCTAGCTTCTACAGTGATTACTGGTGGTATGGAAAAAATCGCGGGTCGTTCAGCAACGATTGAACAACCTAACGATTATCACATCACAGCACAAGTGGCTTTTGAGGACCGTGAAAATTAG
- a CDS encoding transposase produces the protein MLPPKEMHEAWKVHHERVYNMAHDYPWLIPALTLLHTVPLAIAIHGFYKTHQKYLQLRIEREKTKRQALDKVDKVEDVVKTAHSHCPFHHDC, from the coding sequence ATGTTACCACCAAAAGAAATGCACGAGGCTTGGAAAGTACATCACGAACGTGTTTATAACATGGCGCACGATTATCCTTGGCTGATTCCGGCATTAACGTTATTACACACCGTACCGTTAGCCATTGCGATTCATGGGTTCTACAAGACTCATCAGAAGTATCTCCAACTCAGAATTGAACGTGAAAAGACTAAGCGCCAAGCCTTGGATAAGGTCGATAAGGTTGAAGACGTCGTCAAAACGGCACATTCACATTGTCCATTTCATCACGACTGCTAA
- a CDS encoding bis(5'-nucleosyl)-tetraphosphatase — translation MSIEITSGAVVYQQKDGHPAYLLLQSATSNFWGFPKGHVEGEETLAEAALREIHEETQLAVTLDTKFKGYTEYDLPNGNRKQMTLFVSEVPTGVAVTRQKVEISANGWFDYATARKRLTYDNLKELLDQANDYIEKKLN, via the coding sequence ATGAGTATTGAAATTACGAGTGGGGCGGTCGTTTATCAACAAAAGGACGGCCATCCGGCTTATCTCTTATTACAAAGTGCCACTAGCAACTTTTGGGGCTTTCCAAAAGGCCACGTTGAAGGTGAAGAAACCTTAGCCGAAGCCGCTTTACGTGAAATTCATGAAGAAACGCAGTTGGCTGTCACCTTAGACACGAAGTTTAAAGGCTATACGGAATATGATTTGCCAAATGGTAATCGCAAGCAAATGACGTTATTTGTCAGCGAAGTGCCTACAGGTGTGGCTGTGACGCGGCAAAAAGTTGAAATCAGTGCCAATGGTTGGTTCGACTATGCGACGGCGCGTAAACGGCTGACCTACGATAATTTGAAAGAATTATTGGATCAAGCCAACGACTATATCGAAAAGAAATTAAACTAG
- a CDS encoding alpha-L-rhamnosidase-related protein, with the protein MQTKKDSGWIWTPDWTVKDQQVPKLVLFRRSMMITSSVNAAKVKVTADSRYKFYVNGRLVEVGPLKGNQKKWYFDELDISNYLHVGLNVIGVKVLRYPPVHRAGNYGVVRTKMPGLYIQGEIDTDEGTYPLVTDSGWKTFNEHRFEIVSEANDFAPLQIYEKSSGSEVSQKWLMVDADLTSWKPAKLYEQTDIPTILKVENLQQRTVPFMRRRLARFGGIKQLVQTDSSLEIWNSFLLDDQPIAIAANQRTIVEITANAEQTGYLRLSVAGGAGTRIKILQSEAYVKPETQTVNGLTIHVKGDREDEKNGYLDGFYDTYTVGGTGTSASPEVYVPFWLRTFRFIRLEIETGDQPLTLTQFNYESTGYPLTVKTEVQTSDASLHQIWQLSERTLRRCMHETYEDCPYYEQQQYLMDTRAQILYTYAISADDRLARKAIDDFKCSQNPDGTLNASSPNFEENIIPTFSVYYIWMVYDHMMYFDDHQLLKDNLETIKRILTYFEAHVTDEGYLDNLGGLNGISRYWSFIDWAAEWNQTSGVPTAVKYGPVTIESLLYLYGLQAAIKIMIHLGFDKLANKYLDQAEKLRAAIKRNCIGENGMIQDGPGLAIYSQHARVFGILTHVLSYEQGRLSLVRTIEHRQDYAQCSVAMSFYLFAALKQVGLYSESNQYWDIWRRMLAKHCTTSVEAEAGERSECHAWGALALYELPTTILGVSPATPGYRTVSIKPTPGYLKWAKGSVKTPVGVVNVDWRMKDGQMNLNYDAPVEVELEEE; encoded by the coding sequence ATGCAGACAAAAAAAGACTCGGGCTGGATCTGGACGCCGGATTGGACAGTCAAGGATCAACAAGTGCCTAAACTAGTCTTATTTCGACGATCGATGATGATTACGAGTTCTGTAAATGCGGCCAAAGTAAAGGTGACGGCAGATTCACGATATAAATTCTACGTAAACGGCAGACTCGTTGAGGTTGGGCCTCTAAAAGGAAATCAAAAAAAGTGGTATTTTGATGAATTAGATATTAGCAATTATTTACATGTTGGTTTAAACGTGATTGGGGTTAAAGTATTGCGTTATCCACCAGTACATCGAGCCGGTAATTATGGTGTGGTACGAACAAAAATGCCCGGGTTGTATATTCAAGGTGAAATTGACACAGATGAAGGGACTTATCCGTTAGTCACCGATAGTGGCTGGAAGACCTTTAATGAGCACCGGTTTGAAATTGTTAGTGAAGCTAACGACTTTGCACCGCTACAAATCTATGAAAAAAGTAGTGGTAGTGAAGTATCACAAAAGTGGCTGATGGTGGATGCTGATTTAACGAGTTGGAAACCGGCAAAGCTGTATGAGCAAACAGATATTCCAACTATATTAAAAGTTGAAAATCTGCAACAACGAACCGTACCATTTATGCGACGACGATTGGCACGATTTGGCGGGATTAAGCAATTGGTTCAAACGGATAGTTCTTTAGAAATATGGAATTCATTCTTGTTAGATGACCAGCCGATAGCAATTGCGGCCAATCAGCGAACAATTGTTGAAATTACGGCGAATGCTGAACAAACAGGTTATTTACGGTTATCAGTTGCAGGTGGTGCTGGGACACGGATAAAGATTTTACAATCTGAAGCCTACGTTAAACCTGAAACACAAACAGTCAATGGCCTTACTATTCATGTCAAAGGGGATCGTGAGGATGAGAAAAATGGCTATCTAGATGGTTTCTATGATACGTATACCGTTGGTGGGACAGGAACCAGCGCTTCACCAGAAGTTTATGTGCCGTTTTGGTTACGCACGTTTAGATTTATTCGACTAGAGATTGAGACGGGTGATCAACCGTTGACATTAACACAATTTAATTATGAATCAACAGGTTATCCGTTGACGGTTAAAACTGAGGTCCAAACTTCAGATGCAAGTTTGCATCAAATCTGGCAGTTGAGTGAGCGAACCTTGCGTCGTTGTATGCATGAAACTTACGAAGATTGTCCTTATTATGAGCAACAACAATATTTGATGGATACACGAGCACAAATCTTATATACTTATGCGATTTCTGCAGATGATCGTTTAGCACGAAAAGCAATTGATGATTTCAAGTGTTCACAGAACCCAGATGGGACATTAAATGCTTCTTCACCGAATTTTGAAGAAAATATCATTCCAACCTTTTCAGTGTATTACATTTGGATGGTTTATGATCACATGATGTATTTTGATGATCATCAATTATTAAAAGATAACTTAGAGACTATCAAACGAATATTGACCTATTTTGAAGCCCATGTTACTGATGAAGGCTATTTAGATAATTTAGGTGGTTTAAATGGTATTTCGAGATATTGGTCATTTATTGATTGGGCCGCAGAATGGAATCAAACCAGTGGGGTGCCAACCGCCGTCAAATATGGGCCGGTTACAATTGAAAGCTTGTTATATTTGTATGGTTTACAAGCAGCCATTAAGATTATGATCCACTTAGGATTCGATAAGTTGGCTAATAAGTATCTTGATCAAGCAGAAAAATTACGTGCGGCGATTAAGCGGAATTGTATTGGGGAGAACGGCATGATTCAAGATGGTCCTGGATTGGCTATTTACAGTCAACACGCACGGGTCTTCGGTATTCTGACACATGTTCTGTCATATGAGCAAGGAAGACTTAGTTTGGTACGAACGATTGAGCATCGACAAGACTATGCGCAGTGTTCAGTTGCAATGTCATTCTATTTGTTTGCGGCTTTAAAGCAAGTTGGACTGTATTCTGAAAGTAATCAGTATTGGGATATTTGGCGGCGGATGCTGGCTAAACACTGCACAACAAGTGTGGAGGCAGAGGCTGGAGAACGAAGTGAATGTCACGCATGGGGGGCACTAGCCCTATATGAATTACCAACAACAATATTAGGTGTTTCTCCGGCAACTCCAGGATATCGGACGGTATCGATTAAGCCAACTCCCGGTTACTTAAAGTGGGCTAAGGGTTCAGTCAAGACACCGGTTGGGGTTGTAAATGTCGATTGGCGGATGAAAGATGGTCAAATGAATTTAAACTATGACGCCCCGGTGGAGGTTGAATTGGAGGAAGAATAA
- a CDS encoding guanylate kinase — protein MTHNKVFVITGPTGSGKTTVSQYMKEHYNMPQVITHTTRSPRAGEQDGVDYYFETPASFATKHYLEHVTYSGNQYGSSREGLAAGWQRSPFISIVLDTAGAVTYAKELGDQAVIIYLEVPNQQALLERLTKRGDQQARIERRVASKEYLRDQQLPVGLVGHAQVIVNDDWAQTQQALDQLIAQYQTDPQSAN, from the coding sequence ATGACCCATAACAAAGTTTTTGTAATTACCGGTCCAACTGGTAGTGGTAAAACGACCGTCAGCCAGTATATGAAAGAACACTATAACATGCCACAGGTGATAACGCACACAACTCGCTCGCCACGTGCGGGTGAACAAGATGGGGTGGACTATTATTTTGAAACACCCGCCAGTTTTGCCACCAAACATTATTTGGAACACGTGACCTATAGTGGTAATCAATACGGGTCCTCTCGTGAAGGTTTGGCAGCAGGGTGGCAACGGTCACCGTTTATCAGCATCGTTTTAGATACCGCTGGTGCGGTGACTTATGCTAAAGAACTTGGCGATCAAGCCGTTATTATTTATTTGGAAGTGCCCAACCAGCAAGCCTTATTGGAACGTCTAACTAAACGTGGCGATCAGCAGGCACGGATTGAACGACGGGTCGCTAGCAAAGAATATTTACGTGATCAACAATTGCCAGTGGGCTTAGTTGGGCATGCGCAAGTTATTGTAAATGATGATTGGGCGCAAACGCAACAGGCGCTGGATCAGCTAATCGCCCAATACCAGACTGATCCACAATCGGCGAATTAA